The nucleotide window TTATTTACACTTCATCTGAATGTACCATTGTTTACTTGTACTTTACAATTTGTTCAATTGTTAACTTTTATGTATGTCTTTCCCACCTTTTAATTAGCCCTTGGGCTGTAGGgtagtgtaaataaataaataaattctctTGTGCTTCGTTGACTATTGATATTTGTTTCCGATATATATGagactttgtttttattagatattaaaGAATGTTAATTGATGTTAACTAGACATTCAAAGGATTGCTACTGGTTAAATGGCTATAATACCCGGCGTTTTCTATTAACAGTGAGCAACAAATCGTCGTTGGgcattatttacaatattccctgtctaaaataaaacataatatttacCCTTATAAAGTACAACAATTATTAATCTTAAAATAAATAGCTTTATGTAAGGcaaaagaaacttattttttccattgaatgTTTTAGCTAATttgcaaaaatagaaaaatgttgaaaattcgggatttagaaaatgaaaattaattgaaacaccaaaaagataattaaaatatttattttgtacctTCAATTCAGGTAATGTAAATTTCACCAAACATTCAACAAACAATCCTGATTTCCCCATTACTGACAATCCCAACTcccataaaaaatataaattatacaaaaaacaaaagtataactaataaaaacatcaaatttctaAAACTATCGTACAGATAATTCTTCAGGCTTATAATTGGCATAAATAGGCATACCCATAAATAGAGGACCTTGATCAGTCAAACTATCTTTTCTTCTAGATCGGACAGGTGTAGATTGAACTGGAGtccttttaatatatttaaaagtacCATCTCCTGGTAGTCTGGGAAGTAATGATTGCTTGGTATACCAAACGCGATAGGTAAAGAACCACGTTAATATAGCAAAAGCACCTCCAAGAAACTTCTCAATcataatatgataatataaCATTGTGCTTATTAACATGACATCCCATAAAATTTGGATAACTGCTACTAATACAAAAAGTAATCTTATATAAGGtgtgaatttttcataattggTCTTCACTTCCTTCAATTCCGAATCTGTTAAGTTGCGTAATGGATTGGGTTTACCATTAGAATCCCTTGTTTGTCGTTGATATTCTTCTAATCTTATATAATCTTTGATAGCATCCCAATTTACTATACACCTTGCttcttctattaaaaataaactaccatagatcaatataaatgaatgtCCTGAAAGATCAAAACCATTCCATACGTGACCTTCTCTCAAACATAGTATTTTGCTATCAAAATCTTTATTTGCACATCTACCAAGAGATGCttcaatgaaattaaacagTGATGTCCAAAACCACCAAAAAAATGTGGCAATTACTATTCTTGGCATATGGTTCTttaaaatcttttgtttatttccaCAACAATAAGTCACTGATGTTAAAATGATAAAAGGTACAATAAGTGTTAAATTCCATCCCCATGCAAATTTCACAAACACCTTGTTAAGTACATTGTCTGATCTTGAAAGGTAAGTTTTTGGTATCATTAATACATCCGCTATTAGGGATATGACGAAAAGGCATGCTAAATATATTCCTACTTTTAGGtttgtatcaaaaaataacGACTTTTTACACAAGTACATAACCATTAACACTAAAATCTCTTTTACGGACGTAGGTTCACTTGTAGGTTTAGTGCCTTTTGGTTCTGAATTGTTGCAGGCATTTATATTCGGTCTAAAATTTAGATTAGTTGCGTGAATCGAACGTCTTTTACTAAccattttgattcaaaattttttcttctaaacaaaactaaaaatttttactataatttacatatttattgacGTGATTGGTCAACTTTAACTAAAATGACAAATGCCTAATGAAGTATAACTTTAAATAGGTTAGCCAACCTGagagtattaaaaataaagccATGTTATAATTAtctagaataaatatttcttttgtttaataatacaataatagaactagtaatataatttttggttttatttataataaatggcCTGGATTTTAgttctaaaaagtaaaaaattatattatttttatttttatattggcCAAGCTGTGATACGGTCCTATCAATCTATGacattttgtcaaaaatagaCATAACATGGTGGATCAGAGAAAGTGGAAGTTGTTTATGAATTActtagttttaaataaacagTGAGTTTATTAAATCGGTATTCGGAGTTAATTCGGTTATTACCCGCTAActttaataatcaaataaataatttgcaTAAAATGTATCAGAAGATAATGTCAACAATTAAGTAATTAAAGTCATAATGGCAagccatttttaataaaatacttttattgaaatttgtgaatgtgattaatttttattgtaaatatccAATCAGAATGTGCGGTACTTTCAAGACAGCTTTACTTCTTTCTTGCTTTCTAtatttctgtcaaaatttcaatggTAAGtatttcgataactaagttttagatgttttctatttgtttaatagaaaatataatgtTCAGCTACTTTTGACTTTTAATATCGGTTACTTGTTctaaattttcatagaaaataataataaattgcttAAATGTCGTTGCTATTCCTCTAAATTTCTGATAAGAATCTTCATTGCATATTAAATAGTTACTTaattagtttttcattataatttttattaatatgcaTAGTACTATGTTAAAATATCATAGTATAACCGGTATTGTAGTTGTTATtgtaatattaaagaaaaaactactTATTAATATTACAGATTTCAACTTGATATGATTAGatattgatgtttaatatttatataattgatgTAGATCTATTAATCTAGAAGCAATTTGATTAGTTAAGTACCACTTAAAACATACGAAATTTTTGTCAAGACTTACTAACaagtatgaattatttttaatctatataaatcatttattacaTATGCTATTTTAAAGAGTAAAAACAACtattattagtaaaaaatacttataataattcaatagatACTCTAAAACAATACATAATAGAAATTTTACATTATCTAGCTTCCTTGATTGTTAGAGAATTGCTTTAAAACCAATTACTAACCTAATTCTCTAATTCATAAGAACTGCAAAAATGATGTATATAGAAATCCACTGTCTACAAATTGTAGTGGTAGTTAGAAAAAGATAAGattaaaaatctcaaaaatagaATGATTAAGCAGGTTGATAAAATCTCCTAGGTGTTAGCATAAAATTAACTCTTACATAGACTAGTTTTTCAGTCTTAATACATTTCTAGTATAATATTCTTGCAATTTGTATACACTAAGTATTTGGTCACCtgcttttttccatttttgcaACTATTTTTAGCTTACCACAAAACTCATTATCAGTGGTACTTATTGTTATTCCATCACTTAATAGCTTTGGTAGAACATTTGAGGTCACGTGCGAGTTCCATTCAGTCTTCTTAACTTCTccagtttttctatttttagctCTTGGAGCTCCTTTTCATTCCTAACTAAATACTTTTCTGCCTATGTTATTATTTACAGTATTGTATGACCTGACCATCACCAATTctgctttttttttcatttagcaAAATGAGCTCAGAATATTCTATGAGCTAATCTGATGGATTGAGGGCTACTGCCATCCATTGATGGACTCTCTCTAACTTCCACTTGTTTGGAGttggttattttcaataatactcATCTACCCTTCCATTAAGTCAGCTGGTCATTTCTTCTATTGTTAGAAGTTGTGGTTGTAATAGAACATTAAGGTGGTTTTCTATTTTCTCgtgatattttgatttgatacaTACCAGAGGGCATACATAGAATTCTTGAAAAGCTTCTTTGTATTACTACAGCTTCACTTGATTCTTTTGTGCATCCCCATATCTATATTCTGTAGTCATTTAATTATTTGAGGTAAATTCTATccaaagtattatttatttgattcttGTTGCTTCTACAGAATAtgatataatgatttttcatttcgaCTTTTTTCACTGGAAACTCCAGTACAATTTAGCTAActgaaaaccaaataaattttaggtTAACACTTCTTGACCTGGTTGACTGAgctattcataaaaatttgacaaatagtAACTGGACTACAACTGAATAAATTGATGTCTTTTGagacaaacaataaaatattttatccgGTGTGGTATAACTTTACatgaattttaatatataaattaattttatgttagGTCAATGTCATTTCTTTTAAgttaccatatttttttcagatcTATTCATGatgtgaatataaaaattttgtactttGTTTACAAGCAATGCTGGGTATCCttaatttctgaaataatttttttagactcctatttatttgattaaagCAATGATGTACTAAAAGTTGGTTGAATATTAATCAACAGCAATTTGGTATTTAATACAATGAAATGAAACTATGataaagataatttgataaatactattaaatttGTGTCAATAACTGATGAATTATTAATCTTTAAACATGAATagacaaataacaaaatgttcATCTTCATACACTAGTCTAAAGTGTTCACTGCTGCCAGATGTTCCTCAAATCTTTCCACTCTTCTCAATTCTGTGCCCCTTGGTTTCAATTTAAATCTCTTCATATGATCATATTGTCTGTGGTTTGCCTTATCCTTTAAAAGCATACTGTTGTGGTTCCTATTTCAGAATTCATT belongs to Diorhabda carinulata isolate Delta chromosome X, icDioCari1.1, whole genome shotgun sequence and includes:
- the LOC130902332 gene encoding acyl-coenzyme A diphosphatase FITM2 — its product is MVSKRRSIHATNLNFRPNINACNNSEPKGTKPTSEPTSVKEILVLMVMYLCKKSLFFDTNLKVGIYLACLFVISLIADVLMIPKTYLSRSDNVLNKVFVKFAWGWNLTLIVPFIILTSVTYCCGNKQKILKNHMPRIVIATFFWWFWTSLFNFIEASLGRCANKDFDSKILCLREGHVWNGFDLSGHSFILIYGSLFLIEEARCIVNWDAIKDYIRLEEYQRQTRDSNGKPNPLRNLTDSELKEVKTNYEKFTPYIRLLFVLVAVIQILWDVMLISTMLYYHIMIEKFLGGAFAILTWFFTYRVWYTKQSLLPRLPGDGTFKYIKRTPVQSTPVRSRRKDSLTDQGPLFMGMPIYANYKPEELSVR